A single Bufo bufo chromosome 6, aBufBuf1.1, whole genome shotgun sequence DNA region contains:
- the GNGT2 gene encoding guanine nucleotide-binding protein G(I)/G(S)/G(O) subunit gamma-T2 isoform X2, translated as MPVLDIEDMTEKDLLKMEVEQLRKEIKTERVLVSKSAQEMKAFVESLATEDPLIKGVPEDKNPFKEKGGCAVS; from the exons ATGCCAGTCCTTG acatagaag ACATGACGGAGAAAGACCTTCTGAAGATGGAGGTTGAGCAGTTACGGAAAGAGATCAAAACAGAAAGGGTGTTG GTCTCCAAATCTGCTCAAGAAATGAAGGCCTTTGTGGAATCTCTAGCAACAGAAGATCCTTTGATTAAAGGAGTACCAGAAGATAAAAACCCATTTAAAGAGAAGGGAGGCTGCGCTGTGTCCTGA
- the GNGT2 gene encoding guanine nucleotide-binding protein G(I)/G(S)/G(O) subunit gamma-T2 isoform X1, translating to MAQDMTEKDLLKMEVEQLRKEIKTERVLVSKSAQEMKAFVESLATEDPLIKGVPEDKNPFKEKGGCAVS from the exons ATGGCACAAGACATGACGGAGAAAGACCTTCTGAAGATGGAGGTTGAGCAGTTACGGAAAGAGATCAAAACAGAAAGGGTGTTG GTCTCCAAATCTGCTCAAGAAATGAAGGCCTTTGTGGAATCTCTAGCAACAGAAGATCCTTTGATTAAAGGAGTACCAGAAGATAAAAACCCATTTAAAGAGAAGGGAGGCTGCGCTGTGTCCTGA